In Vulpes lagopus strain Blue_001 chromosome 1, ASM1834538v1, whole genome shotgun sequence, a genomic segment contains:
- the LOC121487235 gene encoding olfactory receptor 5H2-like produces MEKENATLLTELILTGLTYEPQWHIPLFLVFLVIYLLTIVGNLGLIALIWNDPQLHIPMYLFLGSLALVDAWISSTVTPKMLVNFFAKRKVISLSECMIQFFSFAISITTECFLLATMAYDRYVAICKPLLYPVIMSNTLCIRLLVLSLLGGLLHAIIHSSFLFRLTFCDSIIVHHFYCDIIPLLKITCTDPSINYLIVFIFAGSIQMFTILIVLVSYTLVLFTILRKKSLQGIKKAFSTCGAHLFSVSLYYGALVFMYVRPVAAQSEDQDMMDSLFYTIIIPFLNPIIYSLRNQKVIDSLRKTLKRSSYNSP; encoded by the coding sequence atggaaaaggaaaatgcaaCCTTGTTGACAGAGCTGATTCTCACAGGCCTCACATATGAACCACAATGGCACATTCCCCTGTTCCTGGTGTTCTTGGTTATCTATCTTCTCACCATTGTCGGGAACCTTGGTCTGATTGCTCTCATCTGGAATGACCCTCAGCTTCACATCCCCATGTACTTGTTCCTTGGCAGTCTGGCACTTGTGGATGCTTGGATATCATCCACAGTGACCCCCAAGATGCTGGTCAACTTCTTTGCCAAGAGAAAagtgatctctctctctgaatgtaTGATAcagtttttctcctttgcaaTCAGTATAACGACGGAATGCTTTTTGCTGGCAACAATGGCTTATGATCGCTATGTGGCCATATGCAAACCATTACTTTACCCAGTGATTATGTCCAATACACTGTGCATCCGGCTGTTAGTTTTGTCACTTTTAGGTGGGCTTCTGCATGCCATAAttcatagttcttttttattcagaCTAACCTTCTGCGATTCCATCATAGTACATCACTTTTATTGTGACATTATACCCCTGCTTAAGATCACCTGTACTGACCCTTCTATTAATTATCTgatagtatttatttttgctggGTCAATACAGATGTTCACCATTCTGATAGTTCTTGTCTCCTACACACTAGTGCTCTTCACAATATTAAGAAAGAAGTCTCTACAAGGCATAAAGAAAGCCTTCTCCACCTGTGGGGCCCatctcttttctgtctccttgTACTATGGTGCTCTGGTCTTCATGTATGTGCGTCCCGTAGCTGCACAGTCAGAAGATCAAGATATGATGGACTCTCTCTTTTACACCATCATAATTCCTTTCTTAAACCCAATTATCTACAGCTTGAGAAACCAGAAAGTCATAGATTCATTGAGAAAAACATTAAAGAGAAGTTCTTATAACTCACCTTAA
- the LOC121499641 gene encoding olfactory receptor 5H2-like, with protein MEKENATLLTELILTGLTHEPQWKIPLFLMFLVIYLLTIVGNLGLIALIWNDPQLHIPMYLFLGSLAFVDAWLSSTVTPKMLISFFTKSKTISLSECMIQFFSFAISVTTECFLLATMAYDRYVAICKPLTYPVIMSNTLCIRLILLSFLGGLLHAIIHSSFLFRLTFCNSIIVHHFYCDVIPLFKISCTDPSINYLMIFIFSGSIQVFTIVTVLVSYTLVLFTILRKKSPQGIKKAFSTCGAHLFSVSLYYGPLLFMYVRPRSAQADDQDMMDSLFYTVIIPVLNPMIYSLRNKKVIDSMRKMLKRHA; from the coding sequence atggaaaaggaaaatgcaaCATTGCTGACGGAGCTGATTCTCACAGGACTCACACATGAACCACAGTGGAAAATCCCTCTATTTTTGATGTTCTTGGTTATCTATCTTCTCACTATTGTGGGGAACCTTGGTCTGATTGCTCTCATCTGGAATGACCCTCAGCTTCACATCCCCATGTACTTGTTCCTTGGCAGTCTGGCATTTGTGGATGCTTGGTTATCATCCACAGTGACCCCCAAAATGCTGATCAGTTTCTTTACCAAGAGCAAAAcgatctctctctctgaatgtatgatacagtttttttcctttgcaatcaGTGTAACTACGGAATGTTTTTTGCTGGCAACAATGGCTTATGATCGCTATGTGGCCATATGCAAACCATTAACTTACCCAGTGATTATGTCCAATACACTGTGCATCCGGCTGATACTTTTGTCATTTTTAGGAGGACTTCTTCATGCCATAATTCACAGTTCTTTTTTATTCAGATTAACCTTCTGCAATTCTATCATAGTACATCATTTTTACTGTGATGTTATACCATTGTTTAAGATCTCCTGTACTGATCCTTCTATTAATTATctgatgatatttattttctctgggtCAATACAAGTCTTCACCATTGTGACTGTTCTTGTCTCCTACACACTAGTGCTCTTTACAATATTAAGAAAGAAGTCTCCACAAGGCATAAAAAAAGCCTTCTCCACCTGTGGGGCCCatctcttttctgtgtctttatACTATGGCCCCCTCCTTTTCATGTACGTGCGCCCTAGATCTGCACAGGCAGATGATCAAGATATGATGGACTCTCTATTTTACACTGTCATAATTCCGGTGTTAAATCCAATGATCTATAGCCTGAGAAATAAGAAAGTTATAGATTcaatgagaaaaatgttaaagagacATGCTTAG